From Chromohalobacter canadensis, one genomic window encodes:
- a CDS encoding nitrate reductase subunit alpha produces the protein MSHFLDRLQYLGKPREAFANGHGETRDETRDWEDGYRARWQHDKVVRSTHGVNCTGSCSWKIYVKNGLVTWETQQTDYPRTRPDLPNHEPRGCPRGASYSWYLYSANRLKYPLVRKRLIKLWREALAQHVDPVLAWASIVENPEKTAQYKKVRGMGGFVRADWDELETLIAASNVYTAKQYGPDRIIGFSPIPAMSMVSYAAGARYLSLIGGVCLSFYDWYCDLPPASPMTWGEQTDVPESADWYNSNYIIAWGSNVPQTRTPDAHFFTEVRYKGTKTVAITPDYAEVAKLCDEWLSPKQGTDAALAMAMGHVILKEFHLAKPSAYFTDYVRRYTDMPFLVELEAREDGSFAPGKQLRASDFDANLGQDNNPDWKTVAWDATGNRLVVPRGSIGFRWGEKEGGEGRWNLEPLDAEGNEVSLQLSLAESHDSVARVGFPYFGGIAHEHFDHVAGNDVLYHNLPAKRLALADGREVLAVTVFDLMVANYGIDRGLGAEGEDDGATAYDQVRPYTPAWQERITGVPAAQSIRLAREFADTADKTHGRSMIIVGAGMNHWYHMDMNYRGLINMLILCGCIGQSGGGWAHYVGQEKLRPQTGWTPLAFGLDWQRPPRHMNGTSFFYNHSSQWRYEKLEISELLSPMARREDFTGSLIDFNVRAERMGWLPSAPQLDTNPLQLAEAARVAGVDPADYVVAQLKSGNLRFAAEDPDSPQNFPRNLFVWRSNLLGSSGKGHEYMLKYLLGTKHGLQGKDLGDTDGTLPEEVTWHEDAPEGKVDLLVTLDFRMSTTCLYSDVVLPTATWYEKDDLNTSDMHPFIHPLTAATDPAWEARSDWDIYKGIAKEFSRVCEGHLGQETDIVTLPMQHDSPAELAQAEVKDWKKGECEPIPGKTLPHLIAVQRDYPATYERFTSVGPLLDTLGNGGKGISWQTQPEVELLGKLNQRKSEGPAEGRPRIETAIDAAEMILTLAPETNGNVAVKAWNALSKITGREHAHLALPKHEEKIRFRDIVAQPRKIISSPTWSGLEDEHVSYNAGYTNVHELIPWRTVTGRQQFYQDHPWMRAFGESLLVYRPPINTKAMTGITEHKSNGNPEIALNWITPHQKWGIHSTYSDNLLMLTLSRGGPIVWLSEDDARAIGVEDNDWIELYNANGAIAARAVVSQRVKNGMAMMYHAQERIVNVPGSEVTGTRGGIHNSVTRVCPKPTHMIGGYAQLSYSFNYYGTVGSNRDEFVIVRKMHHVDWLDGEGNDSVQSKVEG, from the coding sequence ATGAGCCATTTTCTCGACCGACTGCAGTATCTGGGCAAGCCCCGTGAGGCATTTGCCAATGGCCATGGCGAGACCCGCGACGAAACCCGCGACTGGGAAGACGGCTATCGCGCTCGCTGGCAGCACGACAAGGTCGTGCGCTCCACCCACGGGGTGAACTGTACCGGCTCCTGCAGCTGGAAGATCTATGTCAAGAACGGCCTGGTCACCTGGGAAACCCAGCAGACCGACTACCCGCGCACCCGCCCCGACCTGCCCAATCACGAACCGCGCGGCTGCCCGCGCGGCGCCAGCTATTCCTGGTACCTCTACAGCGCCAACCGTCTCAAGTACCCGCTGGTGCGCAAGCGCCTGATCAAGCTGTGGCGCGAGGCGCTGGCCCAGCACGTCGATCCGGTGCTGGCCTGGGCCTCCATCGTCGAGAACCCCGAGAAGACCGCGCAGTACAAGAAGGTTCGCGGCATGGGCGGCTTCGTAAGGGCCGACTGGGACGAGCTGGAAACCCTGATCGCGGCGTCCAACGTCTACACCGCCAAGCAGTACGGCCCGGACCGCATCATCGGCTTCTCGCCGATCCCGGCGATGTCGATGGTCTCCTATGCCGCCGGCGCGCGCTACCTGTCGCTGATCGGCGGGGTGTGCCTGTCGTTCTACGACTGGTACTGCGATCTGCCGCCGGCCTCGCCGATGACCTGGGGCGAGCAGACCGACGTGCCCGAGTCCGCCGACTGGTACAACTCGAACTACATCATCGCCTGGGGCTCCAACGTTCCGCAGACGCGCACCCCCGATGCCCACTTCTTCACCGAGGTGCGCTACAAGGGCACCAAGACCGTCGCCATCACCCCGGACTATGCCGAGGTCGCCAAGCTGTGCGACGAGTGGCTGAGCCCCAAGCAGGGTACCGACGCGGCACTGGCGATGGCCATGGGCCATGTGATTCTCAAGGAATTCCACCTCGCCAAGCCCAGCGCCTACTTCACCGACTATGTGCGTCGCTATACCGACATGCCGTTCCTGGTCGAGCTGGAAGCGCGCGAGGACGGCAGCTTCGCCCCCGGCAAGCAGCTGCGCGCCAGCGACTTCGACGCCAACCTGGGCCAGGACAACAACCCGGATTGGAAGACCGTGGCCTGGGACGCGACCGGCAATCGCCTGGTGGTACCGCGCGGCTCCATCGGCTTCCGCTGGGGCGAGAAGGAAGGCGGCGAAGGCCGCTGGAACCTCGAGCCGCTCGACGCCGAGGGCAATGAGGTCTCCCTGCAGCTGTCGCTGGCCGAGAGCCATGACAGCGTCGCCAGGGTCGGCTTCCCCTACTTCGGCGGCATCGCCCACGAACACTTCGATCATGTCGCCGGCAACGACGTGCTCTATCACAACCTGCCGGCCAAGCGCCTGGCGCTGGCCGACGGTCGCGAGGTGCTGGCGGTGACCGTGTTCGACCTGATGGTTGCCAACTACGGCATCGACCGCGGCCTGGGCGCCGAGGGCGAGGACGACGGCGCCACCGCCTACGACCAGGTGCGTCCCTACACCCCCGCCTGGCAGGAGCGGATAACCGGCGTGCCCGCCGCGCAGTCCATCCGCCTGGCGCGCGAGTTCGCGGACACCGCCGACAAGACCCATGGCCGCAGCATGATCATCGTCGGTGCCGGGATGAACCACTGGTACCACATGGACATGAACTACCGCGGGCTGATCAACATGCTGATCCTGTGCGGCTGCATCGGCCAGAGCGGCGGCGGCTGGGCGCACTACGTGGGCCAGGAGAAGCTGCGCCCGCAGACCGGCTGGACCCCGCTGGCCTTCGGCCTCGACTGGCAGCGTCCGCCGCGTCACATGAACGGCACCTCGTTCTTCTACAACCACTCCAGCCAGTGGCGCTACGAGAAGCTCGAGATCAGTGAACTGCTCTCGCCCATGGCACGTCGCGAGGACTTCACGGGCAGCCTGATCGACTTCAACGTGCGTGCCGAGCGCATGGGATGGCTGCCCTCCGCGCCGCAGCTCGACACCAACCCGCTGCAGCTCGCCGAGGCCGCCCGCGTCGCCGGTGTCGATCCGGCCGACTATGTGGTCGCCCAGCTCAAGAGCGGCAACCTGCGCTTCGCCGCCGAGGACCCGGACAGCCCGCAGAACTTCCCGCGCAACCTGTTCGTGTGGCGCTCCAACCTGCTCGGCTCCTCCGGCAAGGGCCACGAGTACATGCTCAAGTACCTGCTGGGTACCAAGCATGGCCTGCAGGGCAAGGATCTGGGCGACACGGACGGCACGCTGCCCGAGGAAGTCACCTGGCACGAGGACGCGCCGGAGGGCAAGGTCGACCTGCTGGTGACCCTGGACTTCCGCATGTCCACCACCTGTCTCTATTCCGACGTGGTACTGCCGACGGCGACCTGGTACGAGAAGGACGACCTCAACACCTCGGACATGCACCCGTTCATCCACCCGCTGACCGCGGCCACCGATCCGGCCTGGGAAGCGCGCAGCGACTGGGACATCTACAAGGGCATCGCCAAGGAGTTCTCCAGGGTCTGCGAGGGTCACCTGGGCCAGGAGACCGACATCGTCACCCTGCCCATGCAGCACGACTCGCCGGCAGAACTGGCCCAGGCCGAGGTCAAGGACTGGAAGAAAGGCGAATGCGAGCCGATTCCCGGCAAGACCCTGCCGCACCTGATCGCGGTGCAGCGTGACTATCCGGCGACCTATGAGCGCTTCACCTCGGTCGGCCCGCTGCTCGACACCCTGGGCAACGGCGGCAAGGGCATCAGCTGGCAGACCCAGCCCGAAGTCGAGCTGCTCGGCAAGCTCAACCAGCGCAAGAGCGAGGGCCCGGCCGAAGGCCGACCCAGGATCGAGACGGCCATCGATGCCGCCGAGATGATCCTGACGCTGGCTCCCGAGACCAACGGCAACGTGGCGGTCAAGGCCTGGAATGCGCTGTCGAAGATCACCGGCCGCGAGCACGCCCACCTGGCGCTGCCCAAGCACGAGGAGAAGATCCGCTTTCGCGACATCGTCGCCCAGCCACGCAAGATCATCTCCAGCCCCACCTGGTCGGGGCTCGAGGACGAGCACGTGTCGTACAACGCGGGTTACACCAATGTCCACGAACTGATTCCGTGGCGCACCGTGACCGGCCGCCAGCAGTTCTATCAGGATCACCCCTGGATGCGTGCCTTCGGCGAGAGCCTGCTGGTCTACCGCCCGCCGATCAACACCAAGGCGATGACCGGCATCACGGAGCACAAGAGCAACGGCAACCCCGAGATCGCGCTGAACTGGATCACCCCGCACCAGAAGTGGGGCATTCACTCCACCTACAGCGACAACCTGCTGATGCTGACGCTGTCGCGCGGTGGCCCCATCGTCTGGCTGTCCGAAGACGACGCACGCGCCATCGGCGTGGAGGACAACGACTGGATCGAGCTGTACAACGCCAACGGCGCGATCGCCGCCCGGGCGGTGGTCAGCCAGCGGGTCAAGAACGGCATGGCGATGATGTACCACGCCCAGGAGCGCATCGTGAACGTGCCCGGATCGGAAGTGACCGGCACCCGCGGCGGCATCCACAACTCGGTGACCCGCGTGTGCCCCAAGCCGACTCACATGATCGGCGGCTACGCCCAGTTGTCCTACAGCTTCAACTACTACGGCACCGTGGGTTCCAACCGTGACGAATTCGTCATCGTGCGCAAGATGCACCATGTCGACTGGCTGGACGGCGAAGGCAACGACAGCGTGCAGAGTAAAGTGGAAGGCTGA